The proteins below come from a single Ictalurus punctatus breed USDA103 chromosome 24, Coco_2.0, whole genome shotgun sequence genomic window:
- the gja4 gene encoding gap junction protein alpha 4, with the protein MSRGDWGFLEHLLEESQEFSTGVGRVWLTVLFLFRILVLCTAAESAWDDEQANFVCNTKQPGCESVCYDKAFPVSHFRYFILQVVFVSTPSLLFFGYVALRRHKEPGEKPEEQHGRKKDRKAKELKLDVIQEENEDAKQVLKAKKLPKHPKLKGKLLGAYTVSIVLKVLIEVSFIVGLWFLYGFVIPAKYECERTPCPHTVDCFVSRPTEKTIFTIYIQVIASVSVLLNVVELFHLLQLSITHYFETKYQYQELGIPRVIEKMPTKLQPTEVQVRSYQEKGHLYLPADNGSYAQSVMDWTESGPHPTEDMLPTYLNCIGDTTHRGHYKKNVCTKPNTSDLKEKHSNDQLYV; encoded by the coding sequence ATGTCCAGAGGTGACTGGGGTTTTCTAGAACACCTGTTAGAGGAAAGTCAGGAGTTCTCAACTGGTGTGGGGCGTGTGTGGCTCACTGTACTTTTTCTCTTCCGTATCCTCGTCTTGTGTACTGCGGCTGAGTCTGCATGGGATGACGAACAGGCCAATTTTGTCTGCAACACCAAACAGCCCGGCTGTGAGTCTGTGTGCTACGACAAGGCTTTTCCTGTCTCCCATTTCCGATACTTTATTCTGCAGGTCGTCTTTGTCTCCACACCCAgccttttattttttggttatgTGGCCCTGAGGAGACACAAGGAGCCAGGAGAGAAGCCAGAGGAGCAGCATGGGAGAAAGAAGGACAGAAAAGCCAAAGAACTCAAGCTAGATGTGATACAGGAAGAGAATGAAGATGCAAAACAGGTGCTAAAGGCAAAGAAACTTCCCAAGCATCCTAAGCTCAAGGGGAAGCTCCTGGGTGCATACACTGTGAGCATAGTCCTGAAGGTCCTAATTGAGGTTAGCTTTATTGTTGGATTGTGGTTCCTCTATGGATTTGTAATTCCAGCCAAGTATGAATGCGAGCGAACTCCCTGCCCCCACACGGTGGACTGTTTCGTCTCTCGGCCCACTGAGAAGACCATTTTCACAATATATATTCAGGTCATCGCTTCAGTCTCTGTGTTGCTCAATGTTGTAGAGCTTTTCCACCTTCTTCAACTGTCCATCACACATTATTTTGAGACGAAGTACCAATATCAGGAACTAGGGATTCCTCGAGTAATAGAGAAAATGCCAACAAAACTGCAGCCGACAGAGGTTCAGGTTCGATCTTACCAGGAAAAAGGCCATCTCTATCTTCCAGCAGACAATGGCAGCTATGCTCAGTCTGTCATGGACTGGACTGAGAGTGGGCCACACCCAACAGAGGACATGCTTCCGACATACTTAAACTGTATTGGTGACACTACACATAGAGGTCACTATAAAAAGAATGTTTGCACCAAACCCAATACGAGTGATCTTAAAGAGAAACACTCAAATGATCAACTTTATGTATAA